In one Bactrocera tryoni isolate S06 chromosome 5, CSIRO_BtryS06_freeze2, whole genome shotgun sequence genomic region, the following are encoded:
- the LOC120776958 gene encoding nucleolar MIF4G domain-containing protein 1 homolog produces the protein MTKVAKKKDKGKSASTKKLSRKDLRKQKLQSKKENKRIFFSNKTNGAALVADAKAAAANAQKSKKGKKKKKSKKPSKVVAPEDIPIEELLSGKIDSDNDESIASDFSDEEVSARIPANMAKQEKPIQNQKKKKQQPTRPDAEEQRRRVLKQQKDLENVARKQRLKQLKVENEEEDRLISKLEKKLKLNKTKDKNRLVRKMFSDGLDYALEFCLDDEEEKRKRELKEKRKEELQRQNASGWSDEEEFDDEGDTELLGGALSDDNSESGEGTYNDDDDNEADSNVEDDDDDEENTEEQMKEDIYGRKRDKDGNIIKTVAEPKPDAQQPQKYVPPHQRALLAATQNDSKQSQLLERLRKNCKGLLNRLSEANLHKIANGIEELYMKNSRYNMNETLGALLREALLGRTMTNERMVQEHMVLLAYLHAQVGNEIGAHFLQMFIEQFDALLKEILTLPVEDKKLNNLILVLAYIYIFKIYEHRLLLEIIGRLSDNLCEKSIECLLLIFQSVGFKLRKDDPLAFKEMMLSVQRKIAEAPLELKENLRLKFMVDILNAVKNNNINKIPQFDPELAENLRKRLKAMLRNDKYVTTLNITMDDLLRADQVGKWWVVGSAWSGNIDDINSATKQKKDEGIVAGQRFSEKLLKLAKQQQMNTEERRNIFCIIMGAEDYVDAFEKILHLALKDQRSIAYVIIHCCLNEKRANPYYAHLALKFCHYNRKFQLAFQFATWDRINDMESLNKLQVKNLAKFLQHLILNGGLQLSVLKVVNFLQLDKTSFVFMKEIMVGLLLSEHDNEIYQAFERVAKNTKLAQFKNSIRLFIQHFLLQEESKLKLSEEQLSNLKKRADYVDNILAYVDL, from the exons GAATGGTGCTGCATTAGTGGCCGATGCtaaggcagcagcagcaaatgcACAAAAGTCAAAGAaaggaaagaagaagaagaaatccaAAAAGCCATCCAAAGTTGTAGCACCCGAAGATATACCCATCGAGGAATTGCTTTCTGGAAAAATAGATTCCGATAATGATGAATCCATCGCTTCAGACTTCTCGGATGAAGAAGTCAGTGCCCGAATTCCAGCGAACATGGCAAAACAAGAGAAGCCAATACAAAatcagaagaagaaaaaacagcAACCTACACGTCCCGACGCCGAGGAGCAACGACGACGCGTGTTGAAGCAACAAAAGGATTTGGAGAATGTGGCGCGAAAACAACGACTGAAACAACTGAAAGTAGAGAACGAAGAAGAAGACCGTTTAATATCTAAATTAGAAAAGAAATTGAAACTCAACAAGACTAAAGACAAAAATCGCTTGGTGCGCAAAATGTTTAGCGATGGTTTAGATTATGCCTTGGAGTTCTGTTTGGATGATGAAGAGGAAAAGCGTAAACGTGAGCTGAAAGAAAAACGAAAGGAAGAACTACAAAGGCAGAATGCCAGTGGCTGGAGTGATGAGGAGGAATTTGATGATGAAGGTGATACGGAGTTATTGGGCGGCGCTTTAAGTGATGACAATAGTGAAAGTGGTGAAGGTACTTACAATGATGACGACGACAACGAAGCGGACAGTAATGTTgaggatgatgatgatgacgaagAAAATACAGAAGAGCAAA TGAAGGAAGATATTTACGGTAGAAAACGTGATAAAGATGGCAACATTATAAAAACGGTTGCTGAGCCAAAACCTGATGCGCAACAGCCACAAAAATATGTACCGCCACACCAACGCGCTTTGCTAGCTGCCACACAGAATGACAGCAAACAGTCACAGCTCCTAGAACGTTTGCGTAAAAATTGTAAGGGTTTGTTAAATCGTCTCTCTGAGGCTAATCTGCACAAGATCGCCAACGGCATTGAGGAATTGTACATGAAAAATTCGCGCTACAACATGAATGAAACGCTTGGTGCTCTCTTACGAGAGGCATTACTTGGTCGAACTATGACCAATGAACGTATGGTGCAGGAGCATATGGTGCTTTTGGCTTATCTACACGCGCAAGTTGGTAATGAAATTGGCGCACATTTTCTGCAAATGTTCATAGAGCAATTCGACGCGCTTTTAAAGGAGATTCTCACACTACCCGTGGAAGATAAGAAactgaataatttaattttagtactcgcttacatatatattttcaaaatatatgaaCATCGCTTGCTACTGGAAATAATCGGCCGGCTGTCCGATAACTTGTGTGAAAAATCAATTGAATGTCTGCTACTTATCTTCCAATCCGTGGGCTTCAAATTGCGCAAAGACGATCCGCTGGCCTTTAAGGAAATGATGTTAAGTGTGCAGCGTAAAATAGCAGAAGCACCATTGGAACTGAAAGAGAATTTGCGTCTCAAATTCATGGTTGATATTTTGAATGccgttaaaaataataatatcaataaaataccACAATTCGATCCGGAGCTGGCGGAGAATCTGCGCAAACGTCTAAAAGCTATGTTGCGCAATGACAAATATGTGACGACACTCAATATAACGATGGATGATTTGCTGCGCGCCGATCAAGTGGGTAAATGGTGGGTGGTAGGTTCGGCGTGGAGTGGCAACATCGATGATATCAACTCGGCGACGAAGCAAAAGAAAGATGAGGGTATTGTTGCTGGTCAACGCTTCTCAGAAAAACTACTCAAGTTGGCAAAACAGCAGCAAATGAATACAGAGGAGCGCCGAAACATATTCTGCATTATAATGGGTGCAGAGGACTATGTTGATGCTTTCGAGAAAATATTGCATTTGGCATTGAAAGATCAACGTAGTATTGCGTATGTGATAATTCACTGCTGTTTGAATGAGAAACGTGCTAATCCTTATTACGCACACCTTGCGCTGAAATTCTGTCACTATAATCGCAAATTTCAACTGGCTTTTCAGTTTGCCACTTGGGATCGCATCAACGACATGGAATCCCTAAATAAGTTACAAGTGAAAAATTTAGCTAAATTCCTacaacatttaatattaaatggCGGTTTACAGTTGTCGGTGCTGAAGGTTGTAAACTTTTTGCAGCTGGACAAGACAAGCTTTGTTTTCATGAAGGAAATAATGGTCGGTTTGTTGTTGAGCGAGCACGACAATGAAATCTATCAAGCATTCGAACGTGTGgccaaaaatacaaaactcGCACAATTCAAGAACAGCATACGCCTGTTCATACAACATTTCCTGCTGCAAGAGGAGAGCAAACTAAAGCTGAGTGAGGAACAATTGAGTAATTTAAAGAAGCGTGCAGACTATGTTGATAACATACTGGCATATGTGGACTTGTAA
- the LOC120776961 gene encoding uncharacterized protein C7orf50 homolog, whose translation MAKKESKVDKNLSVTQNKVKAKKRKHVSKDNDEEVASKSLIVEAVEESAGDKKALKRKHKEKGSIKEKRSKTANGQDSGDDAGDHDAEEAQEPTLEELHESEKPENVNAIVTVRQKKKQKHKQRLELQKDQTESKERYRNEEYLRKWKNSRAEWKFEKLRQISIQQTVFDEDKIGAEMWPIALEYLSGSKGAAKAQIIKLAEQCIEALDKQCGEEISEEEQKAIYDSSKYQRARDLLQSFD comes from the exons atggcaaaaaaagaAAGTAAAGTAGACAAAAATTTGTCAGTAACACAAAATAAAGTGAAAGCTAAAAAACGAAAGCATGTTTCAAAAGATAATGACGAAGAAGTGGCCAGCAAAAGCTTAATTGTTGAAGCAGTTGAAGAGTCTGCGGGGGATA AAAAAGCATTAAAACGTAAACACAAAGAGAAGGGTAGCATTAAGGAAAAACGCAGCAAAACTGCAAACGGGCAGGATAGTGGTGATGACGCAGGCGACCACGATGCAGAAGAAGCACAGGAGCCCACCTTGGAGGAGTTGCACGAGAGTGAAAAACCAGAAAATGTGAATGCTATAGTAACTGTGCGtcaaaagaagaaacaaaagcaCAAACAACGGCTCGAATTGCAGAAAGATCAAACAGAAAGCAAGGAACGTTACCGTAACGAAGAGTACCTACGTAAGTGGAAGAACTCGCGCGCAGAATGGAAATTTGAAAAACTACGACAGATTTCAATACAGCAAACCGTATTTGATGAAGATAAAATTGGTGCAGAGATGTGGCCTATCGCTCTCGAATACTTGTCAGGCTCGAAGGGTGCAGCTAAGGcgcaaattattaaattggcTGAACAGTGCATTGAGGCGCTTGATAAACAATGCGGTGAGGAAATTAGTGAAGAAGAGCAAAAAGCTATTTACGATTCGTCAAAATATCAGCGGGCACGTGATTTGCTGCAAAGTTTCGATTAA